One Erysipelothrix amsterdamensis DNA window includes the following coding sequences:
- a CDS encoding 2-oxo acid dehydrogenase subunit E2 — protein MSFIFKMPDVGEGIAEGEIVSWFVKEGDTIKEDEPLLEVQNDKLVQEIPSPVAGTITKIMVAPGTVATVGDDLVEIVAEGAVASAPAKEETAAPAPAAAAGSFVFNMPDVGEGIAEGEIVQWFVKVGDDIQEDAPLLEVQNDKLVQEIPSPVSGKVMNIMIESGTVATVGQPLVEFAAEGHAPAAAPAQAAPVAAASQQASGNGETFAQNKIAGRVLAMPSIRQFARENNIDLTLVTATGKHGHIRKSDVEAFIAGGATAPVVEAPVVEATTSVEAAPVAKPAAKPAPVVVTGSTTREKMTPTRKAISKAMVTSKATAPHVTLFDEVDVTELVNHRKKFKEIAAAQDVKLTFLPYIVKALTAVVRKYPILNSSVDDSTQEIVYKNFINIGFAADTPHGLYVPNIKNADSKGIFTVAKEISTLAAAANDNTLAGADMRDGSITISNIGSARGLWFTPIINYPEVAILGVGRIDKKPVVLADGTIGVGNMLALSLSFDHRIIDGALAQNAMNELKRLLNNPELLLMES, from the coding sequence ATGTCATTTATATTTAAAATGCCTGACGTAGGTGAAGGAATTGCTGAAGGAGAAATCGTTAGTTGGTTCGTTAAAGAAGGCGACACAATTAAAGAAGATGAACCTCTATTAGAAGTTCAAAACGATAAACTTGTTCAAGAAATTCCATCCCCAGTAGCAGGAACAATTACAAAAATTATGGTCGCACCAGGAACTGTAGCAACAGTTGGTGACGATCTCGTAGAAATCGTAGCAGAAGGCGCAGTTGCATCTGCACCTGCTAAAGAAGAAACAGCAGCACCTGCACCCGCAGCAGCTGCAGGATCATTTGTATTCAATATGCCAGATGTTGGTGAAGGTATCGCTGAAGGTGAAATTGTACAATGGTTTGTAAAAGTTGGTGATGACATTCAAGAAGATGCACCACTATTAGAAGTTCAAAACGATAAGCTTGTTCAAGAAATCCCATCCCCAGTATCAGGTAAAGTCATGAATATCATGATTGAATCCGGTACAGTGGCAACAGTTGGACAACCACTTGTTGAATTTGCAGCAGAAGGACATGCTCCAGCAGCAGCTCCTGCGCAAGCAGCACCCGTTGCAGCAGCAAGCCAACAAGCTTCAGGAAATGGCGAAACTTTCGCACAGAATAAAATTGCTGGACGCGTTCTCGCAATGCCATCAATTCGTCAATTTGCACGTGAAAATAACATTGATTTAACACTTGTTACAGCAACAGGTAAACACGGTCATATCCGTAAATCAGATGTTGAAGCATTTATCGCAGGCGGCGCAACTGCACCAGTAGTTGAAGCACCAGTAGTTGAAGCAACAACATCCGTTGAAGCAGCACCAGTAGCAAAACCAGCAGCGAAACCAGCTCCAGTTGTTGTTACAGGATCTACGACACGTGAAAAAATGACTCCAACACGTAAAGCAATTTCAAAAGCTATGGTTACAAGTAAAGCAACAGCACCACACGTTACATTATTTGACGAAGTTGATGTTACAGAACTTGTAAATCACCGTAAGAAATTTAAAGAAATTGCAGCAGCACAAGATGTTAAATTAACATTCTTACCTTATATTGTTAAGGCATTAACTGCAGTAGTACGTAAATATCCAATCTTAAATTCAAGTGTTGATGATTCAACACAAGAAATTGTTTACAAAAACTTCATTAACATTGGTTTTGCAGCAGATACACCTCACGGTTTATATGTTCCAAATATCAAAAATGCTGATTCAAAAGGAATCTTTACAGTTGCTAAAGAAATCTCAACATTGGCAGCCGCAGCAAATGATAATACATTAGCTGGAGCAGATATGCGCGATGGTTCAATTACAATTAGTAATATTGGATCAGCACGTGGACTCTGGTTTACACCAATCATCAACTACCCAGAAGTAGCGATTTTAGGTGTAGGACGTATTGATAAGAAACCAGTTGTTTTAGCAGATGGAACAATCGGCGTTGGAAATATGTTAGCATTATCATTAAGCTTCGACCACCGTATTATCGATGGTGCCCTAGCACAAAATGCCATGAACGAACTCAAGAGATTGTTAAACAATCCTGAGCTTCTATTAATGGAATCTTAA